A region of the Siniperca chuatsi isolate FFG_IHB_CAS linkage group LG23, ASM2008510v1, whole genome shotgun sequence genome:
AAAATAAAAGGTGTGTGTCTCAGACACGAgacaaaatactgttttaatGGACTTCGGGACATAAACTAATGGCTAGACAAAACATGCCTCTGTTTGGtgtaatttaatataaaattattattatataaccatatttggttttctttgtgtaaataagcaaataaataagcaaataaatgaTCATAACTGTACTTTGGAGAATAGCTTGTAACCAGCATAGGGCAGAAACTAAcaattttcattgtcaattaatCGGCTCTAAACCAGCATGTCAACTGGTGCAAAGTGTCAATTCATTCTCAACTACTCCAATCCCTTCTCTCCTAATCTTTGTGTACAGTGTACTTgcttttagggctgcaactaattattattttcattactgattaatcagTTACTGTAGCCTGTAAAATGTgataaagatattcagttcacaatgatataaaccagagaaaatcagcaaattctcacatttgagaaactggaaccagaggcattttttgcttgataaattaatttaacagttaatcaataatcacacatcaacacataatcccctgtaaaaccacaactagttgtttttacacttaggtttttgtatggattaaaagaacatataacgtgttaattagtgagctttagaggggctggtaggtggattttgttcccAGGCTAgctttgtgttaagctaagctgtctcctggctctagcgTTATACtgaatggacagatatgagagtggtatcaatcttcttgtcTAAGTCTCAGCAACAAAGCCAAAGCCTGTCTGTGCTGAGTGTGTCCATTCTCTCACATAGTAGCAATCAGTCCAGTGTCTGGAAGCTGGAGTCTTCCCTGTGCGACTGCAGGAGAATACTGATGAACAAGAACTGACTGTGCCAGGATAGTAGTGAGAGTATGGGCATATGTGAGTTAATCTGTACATGGTTTACATCATCTCTGTGGGATTAGCCGCTTTGATACTACAGACTGAACAGAGTTGTGGCCTACTTTGAGGCTGATGACCAGTGTTGTGTGAACGCCCAGTCCTGAAGCTCAGTCTCCAATCAGTAATCAATACTAATGCGGCCTTTACACTAATAACACTTGTGCTTTACCCCCCAGAAAAGGGTCAGTTTGCAGACTGCCCAGTCTGAATCAATAACCAACATGCGTCTGCTGTGAACTGGAGCGCGCACACACTTCACAAGATGTTATGATGCTGGCTTTTACAGGATTCtcagttttttaatgtttaacattAACAGCAAACTAATGGCTGCGTGTGTCAACATTGAAGCCTTAAACCTCAACATACAAACATCTTTCAAAATGTGTCCCATTTTTAAACAAAGCATTTCATGGACGCCATGAAACACTCTAAGTAGATTAGTGAATAGTAGATCCTATTCATGATTAGGCATTACACTGTTTGGGATTTTGTTTTAGGCTCTTGGCacttgcaaaaaaaaacttgcaaCATTTCAAACAGCCTGAGGTTTGTTATGAATTGAAATGTCAAcacactttaaaatgtcaggCACCATGTCACTCTGGTTGTGATTGGATGTCTCAGACTGTTTACAGAGGTGCTCGCAATGCAGAGACTCCAACGAAgcaagaaataaaacagaagtgtgtgtgtgtgtgtttctgtttagtGTCTCCAATGAAAGACGTACAAACTTGCTTCTTTTTCTGGAACTAAAAGAATCCTTCATTTCCGTCTGTCAACCATGTATTCTGAAAGGATAAAAGTTGAGTTTTATTGATGCCGAATGCGCTACTGAATGTGCTATAACATTCAGTTATAGCACCAAAATGGAAATTCAGCAAACGGAAACAGTTATGTGGTTTTTGTGCCCGGGAGTGAGTgcttttacaaacacacattgcaCTTATTGTTGTTGCCTGAAAGAGTTTGTCTCCTGGGATACTCCTTTGGACcgtgagtgtgtatgtttgtgagtgCACATAGCTGTTATTTAACGGATGAGTGATTCCTGAGAAATAaacctgtctcacacacacacacacaccaaaatgaCCGAAAGACTTGCAGGTGAatcattttagtattttaatcTGGAATATATTTCAACTTTACTGACCTGAAACTGGAATGGAGCCGTTACTTAATTGACTGAATTATAACCTTTCCCCTGTGTGTGATTTGCAGGGAGGAAGCTTATGGAGACTGGCTAAAGCCTTTTGGAGATGGAGTCCGATTCACCAGGCGGCTGCAACTCGTAAGCTGGGGCAGCAGCTGGTAGGTAGAATGGGAAACAGAAAGGAATGCTGGCACTGAAACCAGCACCTTCACTCCATATTTCTAAAGGCATCTCTTCTTTTTAAGCACTTTTTTCacatgtttctcttttcttgtaGGACTGTGTGTTCGGCCAGTACTCTGTGAGGTGCATTCTTGATCAGGACGTGCTGCTGCAGGAGGATGTGGAGCTGATCGAGCTGTTAGACCCGAGTCTGCTCACCCTCGGCTCGTCGCCCTCTGGCTCATCCAGCCGAGCGAGCACCCTGCCCAGACCAAGCCTCATAGCCAGACCCTCCCTATGGTACATTGTTAGGAAAGAAACACAGATGTACAGTGGATGGGCAGCACAAACAGAAACTATGGCCTCAAAAACAATAGTCACGACCTTtcttacaaaatatttaaattataatacTTTATTGACTTTGACTTTATTAATTCATGTGAGATCTGAATTTAAGCAGAAGTTTTCATCAAAGAcctgtaaaagaaaataaacgtTTGACAAAACACAGATGCAAAAGACTTGATCAAATAAAAGATGTGCAGAGCTTTGTAGGTTGGAGATGTTTTGGAACAGTATGATAAAACTAAGCAGCATGATTATAACACATTCTTTAAATGaatactccagcaatttagtattgcacttccataaagatGAGAACCTTGCGAGAGGCAGGTAAAAAAGACAATGGTCTAATAGATTCagcagagatatcctgactttaatTCCCTAGTGTCGGTAAAGCTTAAAATTTCCACAATGTGACACAATGGTGTCTTTTGCCGTGTTCACGTCATATCATTCAAACTGTAATTAAGAAAAGTGTAGTGGGAGAAAACCAGTTCACATCAACCAGCTCTTAAGTCAGAGATTTTCTGACAGCTTCGATATCTTCCACTTGGCAAAAAGAGCTGTTAACAAACCGGTGCCAACATGCTGCACAGCCACGCAGTTGCTATACACCatttgtttgtatctggtttGATTTGTTAATAAACTGCAACAAATATGTAACACAACAAAAGTAGCTAATTTGGGCTATTTATCTGGTGTGACGACAAGGCTAGCAGTGTGGTGACCATTTTTGGAGTAATGTGTGAAAGCTCCCAAGTTGGAATAAcgcccacatctttcaaacgtCTCGCACACAGTTCATAACCCAGGCTTTCTATTGCACATTTGTAGTGCCCAAGCCCAAACTGAGAttacttaattaatttaatgtcaGTATTTTTCTCAAACTGTAGAGAGCTCCTCTAGAGCCTCGGAAGACATGATACGTCTGTTTTCACTTAATAGTACTCCCTGTGACTTATAAATTAACTTGGACATGTAAAACTGATGTATTGTTCCTTTGATCCCGTCCCTACAGGGTTCTAAACTGTCAAATGAACAATTAATGGTTGCACTAATTAAAATTTCCTCCTGTTCTCCTCATTCAGGGACATGGCGGGGCTGGTCGGCCTGGCTGCAGTGCTGCTGGGTCTCTGCTCTGCATCTGAGGGCTTGTGGTCGCTGGCTGCAGCCCCGTGGGGCCTGGCACTGCTGGGCTGGGTGGGGCTGAGGGGGGTCATGCTGTGGAGACAGGGCCGCATGCAGAGAGCCGTCCACACACGGGCCACGCAGCTCCAGACTCTGGTCCACAACAGCAAGACTCTGACTGGACTGTCTCGCAAAGCCCTGCGTCTGGTGCAGGAGACGGAGGTCATCTCCAGAGGGTTCACCCTGTAAGTGTGCTCAATTTATGTCTACCTACATACATATCACCCAATCACATAATGCTAATCTGCATTTCCTATCATGTCTTCAGCTGTCACTGCTTGGTTCAAGCCTGCTTAGTTAATTCACACCTTTTGTTGGCAGTGTGTTAGTTTACTTACTTCCTCAGGTAGTGTGTCTACaggtgttttattatttatgtttgcACTTATTTTAGATTGctatttttctctgtctgtgtgtatagcTTTAGCATTGTCTATAGAAAAAGCAGCATTATACTTCAATCGTCAAGTAAGTTAAAGGAATGTttcgacattttaggaaatacacttatttgcttttttgagttagatgagaagatcgataccactctcatgtctgtacagtaaatataaagcttAAGCCAGCAGCCTAtcagcatagcttagcataaagactggacacagggggaaacaactagcctggctctgtccaaaggtaacaaaatcctgCTACCGGCACTTcctttttacacttcggtttttatacacattaaacaaatgagatacgtgttaattattgagctgtagaggtgctggtaggtggactttgttacttttggacagagccaggctagctgtttgcccctgtttccagtctttgtgctaagctaagctaacctgctacAGCTGTAACAaagtccacctaccagcacctctacagctcaataattaacacgttgtatctcatttgtttaatgtgtataaaaaccgaagtgtaaaaaggAAGTGCCGGTAGcaggattttgttacctttggacagagccaggctagctgtttgcccctgtttccagtctttgtgctaagctaagctaacctgctacagcttcatatttaccacacagacatgacagtgcTATCGATCTTGTCATGTAACTCTCggtaagaaagcgaataagcgcatttcccaaaatgtcgaactgttcctttaatagCATGTCATATTGTCTTGTTCGTCACAGCTGCCTTGTGTTTTTAACACTCCTGTGTAGTGTTCATGTCTGAATTGTCTCAGTTTGTTGCCGTCGTCTTTAGTCATGTGGtgttcagtgttgtgtgtgcCACCCTGCTTCTTTGGGACGTCTCCACAGTTGTATCACATTTCACTTGTCAAGTTTGCTCGACAGGGTGAGTGCGGCCAACTCCTTTAGCAGGGCGGGGCCGGGGGCGATGCCACGAGGCCAGCAGCTGATTGGACTGAGGAAGTCCCTGTACCGGTCGCTCCGCTCGGCCTTCAGAGCCTCGCGTAGAGCCACCTGTCACATGCTCAAGGCATATCCTTTACCTCGAGAGAAAGACTTAATAACTTGTGTACGTACGATACGTGTGTTGTCATGCTGGTTTGGCCTCTTTTGTAGGGACACAGGGGGTAACTATCCTGGATTTGGGGTTATTAGTGTAAAGCAGGCTGCATGAATACATACCTTATGTCCACAAAGACTTGTACTTTTTGTTGTTATAAACTGTCAGATAAAGGATAAATGattccttcctcttctttcccTATTATTAGTCAGGTCACCGAAAAGCAGTCAGCATCATTACATCTCCTCTAAATGTTCATATGTTCTACATCCCACTCTGCCTAAAAAGAAGTCCTGTCGTTTTCATAGTGCCTGCTTTCCATGTGTCTAGGGGTTTGGAATAGTGTGACCCATGCTTAAAGATACTCTCGCATCAAAAAGGAATCAGATATAAATATCTGGAGTGTGGAGGGGAAATATCTTGAGGGAAAATGTCATTGGGTTCTTGTCTTTTGAGGTTAACAGCTGTTACTTAGCAAGAGGAGAATGTTGATTCTTTGATGGCGAGGTTGGAAAGCCCAGGACCTCTTTTGAAGTCATCCATAGGCATAAACCCTTTACAGGTACAAAAATAGGTGcatacattgttttcacataagTGTGATGTGTCCTTAACCCCTCCCAACGTTCCCTCTGAACTCTGAGATCGATAATGTGACCAACTATGTGTCTGCGGTGCCTCTGAAGGAGCTGGGGCTCGGCCTGGGTATTGAGCACCTGGGTGACGAGCAAGCTCAGGAGCTGACAGATGACTACAGCCTGCCTGCTCTGAAGGTAAGGTCTGAGGGTAAACACATGGGTGGACACTAGTACAGGAgtggaaagagaagaaaaggtaAACCCTAGCAATAAAGGGTATGTACAATCCACAACCTtattaatgttcagtttgtctAAATTTGATTACTACTATTTGAACAAACACTCACCGCATGAATGTGGCTGTAAAAAATTGTGTAGGTTTCTCCTTCAgtaacttaaaggaatagtttgacatttgggaaatctgcttatttgcttttttgccatgagttagatgagaagattgataccactctcatgtctgaacGAAAATATGCTGCAGGAGCCGACAgtttagtttagcacaaagactggaaacagggagaaacagctagcctggctctgtccaaaggtaacaaaatcctccATGAGAGCGGTAATGATCTTCTCAACTCTTGTCAAGAAAGCGAAAAAGCGTAATCTTAATCCACTTCTCTGCTGTCCATCTGTAAACTCAGTATCTTGCAAACACAGTTTTGTCACATATCCTACTGTTTAGGAGCATCAGAGATTTGAGTAGGGCGATAGCGTGACACAAAAGCAGTGTATTCATGAACTCACCTCATTTTGGCTCTTGAAGTACTGAAACAAGCAACAACTGGCAGGTAAAAACCTAAGTCAAAGAAAGGAATGGTACTGGTGCTAAGAGGAAGGGCTCATACCACATGCGTAAATGTTTAGCTTATACTTGTTGTTTTGTCCTAGGTGCTGTTCCAGTTGTGGGTGGGACAAAGCTCTGAATGTTTCCGTCGACTGGCTCTTCTCCTGTCACCCCGAAGAATAGAGGAGCCAGAAGAGCGGGGACCCAAAAGAGacacctcctctcttcctcccccgCTGCACCAGTCCATCGCCGCAGTGACTGAGCCCCTCCATCACGCTCTGGGCAGCTGCCTCGGCGAAGTGCAGCGCAGCTACGACTTCCACCGACACTTTGAGACCCAGCTGAGGACGACGGGCTCTGACAGGACAGTGAGAGCCAGGGAGAAGTGCCGAGAGCTCAACACCCTGCACACCTCCATCCGAAGCCTGCAGCTGCACCTCAAGGCCCTGCTCAGCGAGTGAGACACACACCTGTCTCATATTTGCATAATTggcatcaaaatgtattttttttttaatatatatatatatatatatatatatatatatatatatatatatatatatatatatatatatataatataatatatttagacattttataccttttattGGAATCTGATAGAGAGATGACAGTAAAGGATAATGTTGTAGATGGTCAGCACCTTAACAGCCAATGCCAGAGACCTTAACAGTCTCCGGCATCAAAGTTTATGGTTATGACCACACATAAAAGCCATTACAAGAAAGGGTAGTGGAGATTTAAAGACCAGCAGGTAATCACTTAAATTCTGACGCTCTGTACCCCCATTTCTGTCTGAATTTGAAAGTTTATGAAACTGATTAACATTAAGACAGAAAACTATGAAGCTAAACTTAAAGCAGCCAAGTCTAGCTTCAGATTCTTTTGCACTCTGTTTCATGTCATGGCAACTTAACATAATGTCGTGAAAACATGTCTCCGGGAGTCACCTGCTTAAAATTTTACACTTTGAATCTGTGTTGTCAgcattcctcctcctcttctgtttttgATATTGTCAGGATGATCATCCTGGAAGACGACCTGGAGAAACTGATGGTGTCCAAGGAGCCGACGGAGTTGACATTTGAGGGCTACCAGGACCTCAGTGACCGGCTGCATCAGCTGCATCCTCACATGCAGGCCAGCGCCGGCTGCTGGGAGGACACCATCAGCCAGGTGGAGCGCATGCTGAGACGGGCCAACGCCTGTCCAGGTGAGCTAGGACGAACACGCACACAAGCTACtgataataaaattttatttttattcttctcagagtaaaatgttataaagGACAGTGTATAACAATCACTATAACAGCAATCACAGCAACAGTGAATGTAGTTgtaacactgacattttaataGCAACAACAACTCTAACAATATGAAGTATGATAACAATAAGCATTCATTTtactaacaataaaaacatcttgaatgaatagttcgacattttggtaATATACTGGTTTCCATATTTACACAGGGCCTATTTTTAACTTAgacttcctccttcctttacCATGACTCCAGACTATTGCCAGTCATGGAGGAAATAGCTCCTTCAGAATATAGGACAAGAAACAGACCAACCAGAACAGGACAGTCAACACAGTCAACACAGTCACCGAGCTCCAATACCATGTTGTTGAGGTCACCTGTTTTTTGTTGCAATAACGACAGTCCGCACCATTTCTGCAGGCAATGCTGAGGGTCTGGAGCAGTGTGGTCCCCCTGTACCCGAggttcctgctcctcctccatcctACCCATTGATCCTGGACAGAGACCCTGTGCCAGAAGAGCTGGTAAGATGAAATGTCCACCTTGCACCTGACATCTTGTATTGTGTGCTTATATTGACACCAAAATTCCCTCACCACAATAAAGATTTCTGTACATGTCCCtagtaatttaaaattaaattaaacaacttGTCTCAGTAATTCTCCATCCCTTGTGTCCTCCTGAtctgtttcctgctgtttcATTTGAACCAGGAGTGGGAGGCCTATGTGTCCGACTCAGACTCTGACGGTGAAGGCAGAGGGTCTTGGTCCGACATGTTGTCACCGGAGGAACGGGAGCGGCAACGCCGGGAGAGGGAGGAGTCCCGTCGCGTCCTGTCAGAGCTCAAAGCTGTGCTGGGCTTCCGTGCGTCAGAGggggagaggatgaagaggaagcaGCTGCTCTTTAACGACCAAGGTTTGCACCGACCCATGTCACCTCTCTCCTGCGATCATTTAAACATGAGGACATTTGAGGTTGACTGGTGGGGATTTCGCTCATATTGTGCAAAGCAACCTCACCAAGACAAAGTatgaattaaaattaaaaaatgtagtaGTAATGTAGTAATCCCTACATCGCTACTGAGTTTTTCCAAATACATGACATATATGACAACAAGGTGGAGTAGCTGTTTTCCAGTCTTTGAgaataatttttgttttctggctAGTACTCTTCCCATCATCAAAGCTGAGTGTATATGAGAGGGAAGCGATAAAGTCTTCCAAGCATCCGAAAATaacaatgtgtgtctgtgggaaagtatatttcttttatataaattggaaaacaggttaaaaaaatattagaaCAATGAATCTAACCTTGGACACTTCCAAAATAAATAAGTCAGAGTTCCTTCTTTGATTTAGCATCTGTTATGAATTTAAGACGCTGAAGGATAACATTTGGAATGAGGCTGGTTTTATCTGGAATTACATGGGGGTTATTGATTGTAGATTTTCATCTCCtctaaaaatgtaattccatCTTTCTCCCAGATTTTTATTACTAGCAAAATCTTTagactagggctgcaacaaacgattattttcattatcacttAATCTGCAGataattttttcaattaattgattattctTTTTGTCTACACAATGTCACAAATTAGATATATTAGATATTTATGTTACAGtgatacaaaacacagaaaagcagcaaatcctcacattttagaagctgcaACTACAGaaagttttaaattgttttgctAGAAAAATTAAGTAAAcaatttatcaaaatagtcaccgattaattttctgttttcagctcCACTTCAGACCATGTTGTCATTCAACTTTCAGGAAGATGGTGGTAATAATAGAGGGTAGTTGTATGGACTTCCCTTTCCATATTTAGGCCAGGTGTAGGAAATTCAGTGAAGGGAAGTAAGTAGAGCGTATCTGCacacatttaggaggagctattgacagaaatggaatatgatattcataagtatgttttcattaggccgccatgttgcaccgccatgtttctacagtagcccagaatggacaaaccattCACTGGCTCTCgatagggcctttcgcgagTTTCgtagccaccgtagtttctcctacacgcttggaaggagagggtgaggcgagcggaattcaaatggttgcaatctgcaatttcaccgctagatgccactaaatcctacacatcgtagaaaaggtttcagtcgtagtcatctggacactgttttcagaatcaagacatttcggctcccatccggaattGTGGAACGCCATTTTAATTgtggaaatggtctgagaactcagaaatttaagctaatctgtgttacttaagccctgccctcagggaggagtcttcctgagtgtctgctgtttaccctgcctagtttcacctgaaactgaccttcttttgtttccatgatggcccagtaatcagtaattaggcctattgttttctggctgcacctccctcatcactgttaagtacctgattagcatatgattggcttgaccatggtgataatacactgtgatagatcgttggcaagttgaatctcagaccaccatttctgtttaacgaggggttttcttttttcacaaaaatggcttctttgactcctctttcaaaccaactcttctctctacttagaatcttcacctcgctgtcttcaaatgtgtggtttgtagcttttagatgcaaatgcacgcatgcgctctgcaatcccgagttagcgtgttgtctgtgctgataaagtcttgattctgatgactacgactgaaaccttttctacgatgtaacactcctggacgaatgagggactacaccgtctaaatCCTAcgcactggacctttaaaagtTTATTGAACTAAAACAAGCAGCGTTTCAACTCTACAGGAACAAAACATTGCCTGTTTAGGCCAATAAAGTTTTGGTCGCTGTATTCCAGTGTGTGGATACTCTTTACTTTCTCCtctaaaaaaaatttaataaaaaactgTGGGAAGAAGGCTGcatctaacgattattttcattatagattaatatggcaaagtttttttttttcccattaatTGATTTATCGTTAAGTggaaaatggccatcacaagtTCCAAGAGCTCAAGGCTCGTTTTGActgaccaacagtcccaaacacaaaaatgttcaatttaTGATGATATAATAattagaaaagagcagcaaatcctcacatttgagaaactggaatcaaaaaatatttggtcatttttcttgataaatCACAAAAATCACTCaattataattgttgacaatcATTTGAGTAAATGTTTCGGCACTAGTGTGAAGTCCAGTCAAAAGCTTGATGTCACTGTGGGtacttttcactattttctaacatatTATagaattaattgattagttgaaaTCAATCTGTAGATGAATctaatgaaaatgatttattagtTGTTAATCCAGTCAAACTGTTGCATTATAGAGAAATAAGTTTAAAGGCTTCCCAAAGACAATCAGTGTACTATTAATCAATTACATCATATTTGTAATACAAGGTTAAAACTAGAAACCAATGGATAAGTTCAACCCTAATTtatacatttcttcttctttcttgcaGCTGCCGTGACGCCTTCAGCTCACAGTGAGAGTTCAGATCATGCCACAAAGCTGCCAGATGCTCCAACTTCTCTGGGATCGGTAGAAACTGGCGATGAAGAAGGAAACCACCTTTCAGAGTGCTCTGCAGGAAACGAAGGGGAGGAAGGGGAAGGAAGAGACGACAGGGTGAGACCTGAACCCTCCACAGAGCCGGTGATGGAGTTCAGCTGTGGTTTGGAGACGAAGGAAGGGGACTTGGGAGGAACTTCGGTCTgtacaagaggaggaggaggagcgtcCGAGCTGCACCAGTACGACGGTGTCCTGGAGGAGGCGGAGAGCCAGAACGGTCTGGACTGCTTCCTGATGCCTAAAGTCCCTGCTGTCTCTGTAATGGACAGACTGACGGAGATCCACGGCTCAGAGGCTCTCAGCTTCAGCTCCGCCCTCGCCGCTCAGGTGGCGGCGCGCTCGCACTCGCTCATCAACATGGAGGAGCAGACGTTCGGAGATGATGAGgagggagatgaagaggagagcGACAGACTGACCCCTGAGAAGGACTGAAATTAAACCTTGCTGCTTTAATCAAGCACTGAGCAGAGACTGTATTTATGTCTGATTGTCTGGGTGTCTTTTATCGATGGGTCTGCGTTACATCTTAACTGTTTCTGGTGTCGAGGTATTTCAAATTTACGCCACTCTCTATTACCCATCCGTccattttactgtacattaccCACGATTCTTACTGCTCTTTTGCTGTTAAAACTCAGGTACCAGAAccactaaaacaaaacatgacctTACAGTGTTAAGGTCAGAAGACCAGAATGTCTGCAGTTTTACTTGGTGACATCCACATAGTGTATAACAAGTGATTGGCTccaatacataaaaaatgtatgtatttaattGCAGTTTTCTCATGAGTTACTGTAATCAAAGCAGTCCAATGTGAGTTACTGTCAGGAAGTGTTGGGCTGGAGGAGTGGAAAGGTTGAGAGATACAGTGGTACttctgtgttcagacagaacgcGAAGATAGACGCGAATTCGCCCAAACAAAGGCCTGTCcgctgaaaacattttatcttgAGCGGAAAACTCGAGCTTATCCCGGGACTTTATGAAACatacagagatgagaggaaagggggagagagacacatACAGGCACACTCCCACAGACATCAAACATCAGTGCGTCCGTttctagctagcttacagctaagcTAACGTCTGTAATGTTACAGTTGGctggtggtggaagaagtattcagatcatttacttaagtaaaagtagttatactatattatatatactctgttacaagtaaatgtTTGCATTCATGATCCAACTGAACCTAAATACTGCTGGCAAAATGCagttaaaagtattaaaagtagaAGTTATGCataatggcccatttcagagtgtttgttaaacaaacaaacttaaaagtaatgttttttcaGGACTTCAGGagctcaaaattgtactttaagtacagtacttgtactAGTAAATGTAATTGTTACTTCCACAACTGCAGTTGGTATATTGGATGTTTTGGGCGGATAAACACACGGGCCAGCAAGTTCGCGCGAATGACGCAAGGCGAACATTTGCTTCGCTTTCTATCTGAACGCTCCTTAAGCAGGTTGAGCCCAGCTGACTTTAATTcttacaggcagacagatacaaacaaaccCACACAAAGTGAGGGAGCGGGAGCTCTGCAAGAAGAGGAAGTTAAATGCTATTTTTACTATCAgtgctttatttttgtctgtgggGTGACCACACATTTACAATCCTTGACGTATTTGAAATACAACACTATTGTATCGAAGAACAACTCATGACTGAAACAATCCCATtattcagtgtctgtgtttacagGGTCACATTCAGCGGGAAGATCAGGAAGACTTGTTAATGACTTGACACTTTATG
Encoded here:
- the vezt gene encoding vezatin isoform X1; its protein translation is MTEEFDEDVVFENSPLFQYLHDLGHTDFEACPTASQEEEYGGQEGDLTSPDEDPQKNSGGSLWRLAKAFWRWSPIHQAAATRKLGQQLDCVFGQYSVRCILDQDVLLQEDVELIELLDPSLLTLGSSPSGSSSRASTLPRPSLIARPSLWDMAGLVGLAAVLLGLCSASEGLWSLAAAPWGLALLGWVGLRGVMLWRQGRMQRAVHTRATQLQTLVHNSKTLTGLSRKALRLVQETEVISRGFTLLLDRVSAANSFSRAGPGAMPRGQQLIGLRKSLYRSLRSAFRASRRATCHMLKAFPLNSEIDNVTNYVSAVPLKELGLGLGIEHLGDEQAQELTDDYSLPALKVLFQLWVGQSSECFRRLALLLSPRRIEEPEERGPKRDTSSLPPPLHQSIAAVTEPLHHALGSCLGEVQRSYDFHRHFETQLRTTGSDRTVRAREKCRELNTLHTSIRSLQLHLKALLSEMIILEDDLEKLMVSKEPTELTFEGYQDLSDRLHQLHPHMQASAGCWEDTISQVERMLRRANACPGNAEGLEQCGPPVPEVPAPPPSYPLILDRDPVPEELEWEAYVSDSDSDGEGRGSWSDMLSPEERERQRREREESRRVLSELKAVLGFRASEGERMKRKQLLFNDQAAVTPSAHSESSDHATKLPDAPTSLGSVETGDEEGNHLSECSAGNEGEEGEGRDDRVRPEPSTEPVMEFSCGLETKEGDLGGTSVCTRGGGGASELHQYDGVLEEAESQNGLDCFLMPKVPAVSVMDRLTEIHGSEALSFSSALAAQVAARSHSLINMEEQTFGDDEEGDEEESDRLTPEKD
- the vezt gene encoding vezatin isoform X3, whose protein sequence is MHNSPLFQYLHDLGHTDFEACPTASQEEEYGGQEGDLTSPDEDPQKNSGGSLWRLAKAFWRWSPIHQAAATRKLGQQLDCVFGQYSVRCILDQDVLLQEDVELIELLDPSLLTLGSSPSGSSSRASTLPRPSLIARPSLWDMAGLVGLAAVLLGLCSASEGLWSLAAAPWGLALLGWVGLRGVMLWRQGRMQRAVHTRATQLQTLVHNSKTLTGLSRKALRLVQETEVISRGFTLLLDRVSAANSFSRAGPGAMPRGQQLIGLRKSLYRSLRSAFRASRRATCHMLKAFPLNSEIDNVTNYVSAVPLKELGLGLGIEHLGDEQAQELTDDYSLPALKVLFQLWVGQSSECFRRLALLLSPRRIEEPEERGPKRDTSSLPPPLHQSIAAVTEPLHHALGSCLGEVQRSYDFHRHFETQLRTTGSDRTVRAREKCRELNTLHTSIRSLQLHLKALLSEMIILEDDLEKLMVSKEPTELTFEGYQDLSDRLHQLHPHMQASAGCWEDTISQVERMLRRANACPGNAEGLEQCGPPVPEVPAPPPSYPLILDRDPVPEELEWEAYVSDSDSDGEGRGSWSDMLSPEERERQRREREESRRVLSELKAVLGFRASEGERMKRKQLLFNDQAAVTPSAHSESSDHATKLPDAPTSLGSVETGDEEGNHLSECSAGNEGEEGEGRDDRVRPEPSTEPVMEFSCGLETKEGDLGGTSVCTRGGGGASELHQYDGVLEEAESQNGLDCFLMPKVPAVSVMDRLTEIHGSEALSFSSALAAQVAARSHSLINMEEQTFGDDEEGDEEESDRLTPEKD